A region of Anolis sagrei isolate rAnoSag1 chromosome 2, rAnoSag1.mat, whole genome shotgun sequence DNA encodes the following proteins:
- the LOC132765549 gene encoding urotensin-2 receptor-like: MERNLSAKERANGTSEEEEDSAAEATLAWAFGVALSLLCVAGVSGNTYTLALLWRSGRRCCCCCCCPPSSAASSSSRVSPLAPSLASLALADLLYLGSIPFIVSTSLARDWPFGALGCRLLLSLDLLSMHASIFTLTLMCAQRYRAVARPLAARGCAGTPRAQGALAGAAWALSLLLALPMMLMVSLGRGPGGKHLCAPTWSPQAYRLYLSLLFGTSIVGPGLAIGALYARLALAYLASLKRPPRKQEPRHTPRRKVLLLLLSIVLLFWACFLPFWLWQLVPLYHGPLGLARPTQKGIHYLVTCLTYSNSCINPFLYTLLTRSHQEYLRSRRSARYRFISSFCQNSGAAQRQPGEGGLAMATLCHPK; the protein is encoded by the coding sequence ATGGAGCGCAACCTGAGCGCCAAGGAGCGGGCCAACGGGacctcggaggaggaggaggattcggCGGCGGAGGCGACCTTGGCGTGGGCTTTCGGCGTGGCGCTGTCGCTGCTGTGCGTGGCCGGCGTCTCGGGCAACACGTACACCTTGGCGCTGCTGTGGCGCTCGGGccggcgctgctgctgctgctgctgctgcccgccCAGCTCCgcggcctcttcctcctcccgcgTGTCCCCGCTGGCGCCCTCCCTCGCCAGCCTGGCCCTGGCCGACCTGCTCTACCTGGGCTCCATCCCCTTCATCGTGAGCACCTCGCTGGCGCGCGACTGGCCCTTCGGGGCGCTGGGCTGCCGCCTCCTGCTCAGCCTGGACCTGCTCAGCATGCACGCCAGCATCTTCACCCTGACCCTCATGTGCGCCCAGCGGTACCGCGCCGTGGCCAGGCCCCTGGCTGCCCGGGGCTGCGCCGGGACCCCAAGGGCCCAGGGAGCGCTGGCTGGCGCCGCCTGGGCCCTCTCGCTGCTCCTGGCGCTGCCCATGATGCTGATGGTGAGCCTGGGCCGGGGCCCCGGCGGGAAGCACCTCTGCGCCCCCACCTGGAGCCCCCAGGCCTACCGCCTCTACCTGAGCCTGCTCTTCGGCACCAGCATCGTGGGGCCCGGCCTGGCCATCGGGGCCCTCTATGCCCGCCTGGCCCTGGCCTATCTGGCCTCGCTGAAGCGCCCGCCGCGCAAGCAGGAGCCCCGCCACACCCCACGCCGCAAggtcctgctcctgctcctcagCATTGTGCTGCTCTTCTGGGCCTGCTTCTTGCCCTTCTGGCTCTGGCAGCTGGTGCCCCTCTACCACGGGCCGCTAGGCCTGGCCCGGCCCACCCAGAAGGGCATTCACTACCTGGTTACCTGCCTCACCTACAGCAACAGCTGCATCAACCCCTTCCTCTACACCTTGCTCACCCGCAGCCACCAGGAGTACCTCCGCAGCCGGCGCAGTGCCCGCTACCGCTTCATCTCCTCCTTCTGCCAAAACTCAGGAGCAGCCCAGAGGCAGCCTGGGGAGGGGGGTCTGGCCATGGCCACACTGTGTCACCCCAAGTGA